The Hyalangium gracile genomic sequence ACTGGCCCCCTCAATGTTCCCTTGACGGCCCCCAGGGCCAGGCATGAAACCATGTCCGTGCAGATAGCCCAACGAACCCTCGAGGATCTCGGCTTCGCGGAGGTGCTCCGCGCACTGGCCCAACGTTGCCGGACGGCGCCTGGCAAGGAGCGCGCGCTGGCCCGCCCCTTCCTGGACACCGAGGACCAGGTCACCGACGCGCTCTCCCTGGTGGCCGAGGCCCGACTGCTGGCCCAGGAGCAGTTCTCGCTCCCACTCGGCGGCGTGAGTGACTTGAGGGACGCGGTGAACCGGGCCTCCAAGGGAGGCATGCTGGAGCCGCGGGATCTCATTGCCTCCGCGCAGCTCCTCTATGCGTTTGCCCGCACCCGCGAGGCCCTGGAGGAGCGAGAGGAGACAGTGCCCATGCTGGCGACGCTCGGACGCCGGCTCCCGATGCTGGAGGTGCTCGCATCTCGCATCGATCGCAGCTTCGAGCCCGACGGCACCATCTCCGACCGGGCGAGTCCGGAACTGAAGGAGGCGCGGGACCGGGCCAACGGGCTGCACCGTCGCATCAAGACGCGGCTGGACGAGCTGCTCCACGACGAGGGCTTCCTGCCGAAGCTGCGTGAGAACTACTACACGCTGCGCAACGGCCGGTACGTGGTGCCGGTGGTGTCCAACTTCCGGGGCGAGGTGCCGGGCATCGTCCACAACGCCAGCCAGACGGGGCAGACGCTCTTCATCGAGCCGCAGGCGATGGTGAGCATGGGCAACGATCTGGCGATTGCCCAGTCGATGGTGGCCGAGGAGGAGCGGCGCATCCTGCAGGAGCTGTCCAACCAGCTCGGCAAGGAGTCGGACCGGGTGCTGGAGGGGCTGGCGGCGGTGGCGGAGCTGGACGAGGCGGAGGCGGCGGCGATGCTGGCGGCGGATCTGGACGCCCACTCCCCCACGTTCACCGGCGTGGACGAGCTGACGCTGTACCAGCTGCGCCACCCGCTGCTGGTGCTCAAGGGCGGGCAGGTGGTGTCCAACGACGTGGTGCTCACGGGCGAGGCGCGGGCGCTGGTGGTGTCCGGCCCGAACGCGGGCGGCAAGACGGTGACGCTGACGGCGGTGGGGCTGTGCTCGCTGATGCTGCGCTGCGGCCTGCCCATCCCGGTGGAGAACGGCTCGAGGATGCCGCTCTACCGCTCGGTGAACTCGACGGTGGGCGATGCGCAGGACCTGTCCCAGGGCCTGTCCACGTTCAGCGCGCACGTGGTGAGTCTGCGAGACATCGGGGCGCAGGTGAGCAAGGGCTCGTTGGTGCTCATCGACGAGATCGCCGCGGACACGGATCCGCGCGAGGGCGCGGCGATCGCGATCGCGGTGCTGGAGGAGTTGCTGGACAAGGGAGCGGTGGTGCTGGTGACCACGCACCTGGAGGAGCTCAAGGCCCTGGCCCACATGGACAAACGCTTCCTGAACGCGCGAGTGGGCTTCGATCCGAAGAAGATGGCGCCCACGTACCGGCTGCAGCTGGGCGCGGCGGGAGCCTCGTCGGCCATCGACGTGGCGGCGCGGATGGGGCTGCCGGAGCGCATCTGCCAGCGCGCGAGGGACCTGTCGCTGAACGCGGGAGGCCCGCTGGCCAAGGCGCTTGCGGCGGCCGAGGAGGAGCGGCGGCGGCTGACGGAGGAGCTGGAGAAGGCGAAGGCGGCGGCCGAGGCGGCGGAGAAGCTGCGCAAGGAGCTGGAGGCGCAGAAGCAGACGTTCGAGCGGGAGCGCAAGGAGAAGATGATGCGCTTCAACGAGGACGTGGCGGCGGCCAGCGAGCACGCGGCGGCGGAGGTCCGCTCCCTGCTCCAGACGTTGCGAGCGCAGACCAACGAGAAGGCGGCGCAGGAGGCGCGAGCGGCGCTGCAGCAGCGAGCCGAGGAGGCGGCGAAGCGGGCCAAGGAGGCGCGGGCGGAGCTCTATCAGGTGCAGGCACCGCAGCCGCCGACGTTGAAGGTGGGCGCGTGGGTGCGACACTCGGGGCTCGACAAGGACGTGGAGATCCTCGAGCTGCACGACGGAGAGGCGCTGGTGGCGGCCGGGTTGCTGAAGATGCGAGTGCCGGTGTCGGAGCTGTCGGGCTCGCGGACGGCGAAGCCGCAGCAGAAGTTCCCGGAGCGCAACAAGCAGGAAGCGCACCTGAAGAAGGCGGCGGCGGCGGCGCCAGCGGAGGTGCAGGCGACGAACTTCCGCTGCGACGTGCGCGGCATGCGAGCCGACGAGGCGCTGACGGAGGTGGAGCAGTTCCTCGACCAGGGCATGCGCAGCGGCGAGGAGGCGGCACTGATCATCCACGGCCACGGCACGGGGGCGCTCAAGCAAGCCATCCGCGACTACCTGGCCAACTCGCCCTACATCCGCATGTTCCGGCCGGGCGAGAGCCACGAGGGCGGCGACGGCGTCACGGTGGTGGCGCTGCGCGCGTAGACCTCCGAGGGCACGGGTTCAAGTCCCGTGCTCCTCACCATTGAAAGCCTGGCAATCCTCAGGAGTTGCTGGGCTTGAAGTTGCCCCGGTCGAATCGGGGTAACACCAGCTCAGCCCTGGTCGTCGTCGTAGAAGACCATGCGGAGCTGCACTTCGTCCTCGGGTGCGGAGACGGTCCTGGCGGCGAGACGTCGCTCCCAGTCGAGCGCGGCCTCGAGCGCATCGCGGTTCTCCGGCTCGCCGCCGAGCTCCGAGAGCTTGCCGAGCGCCTCCTCCCCGCTTCGCACGAGCTCGAAGAGCTGGACGCCGACGGCATCGTTGCCGGAGTCGCCATACTCGACCTCCACTCCGAAAATGCGAGGACGGGCGAGCTCCGCCGCGAGCCGGGCAACGAGCATGGAGTCCGCGGACAGCCAGCAGCTCGTGCCGAGCTGGTATATGCGCGCGATGGAACACCCGCGTCGATGCTCAGTGAGCTCCTGATGCCCCTGCGCCTCGAAGACCCCTCGCAGGGCCTCGAGGCACGAGCGCTCGTCGGGCCACGGCCCCACGATGGCGGTCCGCTCCTCCCAGGACTGGTTTTCGTCGCGCATGGGCAGAAGGTAGTCCTGGGCCGGGCGACCACCAAGGACTCGCGTTCCTGGCAGGAGGCAAGGTCTCTTCGACGGCTGAAGGAGGTCTTTCACTCTTGGCCCCGACGACCCATGGGGTAGGCTTCCGGTCCCCGTGGCCAGTGCTGCTCCACCCTCGCTCTCCCCTGCCCTCCTGCCTCCCGGTACCGAGGTGGGCCCCTGGCGCCTGGTGGCCTGGGCCGGCCAGGGTGTCCATGGCGCCGTCTACCGCGCCGTTCCTGCGCACTCCCAGCATGCTCCCGCCGTCGCGCTCAAGCTGGCGCTGCACCCCGAAGATCCTCGGTTCGCTCGCGAGGCCCAGCTGCTCTCCCGCCTGCGCCATCCGAGTGTTCCTCGCCTGTGGGATTCCGGCACCTGGCAGTCGCCCGATGGCACGCTCTACCCCTGGCTCGCCATGGACTGGGTGGACGGCGTGTCCCTGTACGAGTGGGCGGAGCAGCCTGCCACCTCCTCCCGTGCATGCTTCCGCGTGTTGGCCCAGTTGGCCCGGGCGCTCCAGGCCCTTCACGCCCTGGGCGCCGTGCACCGAGACCTGAAGGGGGAGAACGTCCGGGTGCGCCACTCCGACGGCCGCGCCATGCTCACGGACTTCGGCCTGGGCACCTTCCCGGGCGCGGAGCGACTCACCCCTCCCGCCACCTGCCTGGGCACGCCGCTCTACCGCTCCCCGGAAGCGGGCCTCTTCGATATCCACTCCCGGCGCCACCGCTCGCTTCACTATGTTCCCACCCCCGCCGATGATCTCTATGCGCTGGGAATGGTGGCTTGCCGGCTGCTGACCGGGGAGTACCCTGAATGGGTGGACCCCACCCAGGATGAGAACGGCACCTGGAAGGTGCGCAAGGTGCGCAAGCCGGCCTCGCTTCGGGGGGTAGAGCCTTCAGTGCGTGCCTGCATTGTGCGCCTGCTCGCGGTGCGGCCCGAGCAGCGCGGCACGGCAGCGCAGTTCGCCGAGGCCCTGGAGCGAGCCGCTCACCCGCACTTCGAGCCGGCCAGGCCTTCAGTGCCTGGGCGTCCGGGGCGGTGGCCATGGCTCGCGCCGGCGGTGGGCCTGGCGTTGGGCGTGTGGGGAGGATGGCTCGCTTCCGAGCAGACCGAGGGGACCCACTCGCGTGCCCAAGCGAGGACCGAGGCAGCGCCGCGGGACGCGGGCACGGCGGGGCTTGGAGAGGCCGCCTGCACTGCCGCCACAGTGCAGGCTCCGGAGGCTTCGTTGCACGAGCCTCTCGCGGAGAACCCCCTCCCCGAGCCTCAACCGAAGCAGCTGCGCCCGGATGGGCGAGGGCGTTGTCCTCACAGGCGCCAGGTGGCTCTCAACGGCGCGTGCTGGATTCCCTTCGATCCGGAAGCGTGCGAGGCCGCTGTCGCCAACGGGTACTTGTTCAAGGGAAAGTGCTACGTGCCAGCCCTGTCCCCGGATCGCCCCTCCACGTCCCACCCCACGCGCCCACCTTGAGCCTGAGGGCCGTCTTTCCCAACCGCACCCGTCATGGCCGGCGGCCTTCGCCGGGCTCGCCGCACGGCTCCGCGCCGCCCTCGGCAAGGTGGCGCTCTCGATCGAGCACGTCGGCGCCACCGCCGTTCCCGGCCTGCCGGCGAAGTCGATCTCGGAGGCTCCCATATGGCCAGGCTGGTACTCCTGCTGCTGATTTGCTCCGTCCTAACGGGCTGCGCGTCGATGACACCCCTGCCCGCTCGGCGGACGAACCTCACGCCCGTACTGACGCATCAGCGCAGCAATGAGAGGCAGCAGCAGCACCACGGACGGAGCGCCCGTCAGACCGTGGCGCAGGCGAACTCCGGGCGCGCAGCGGGAGAGATTGAGAGCGCGGTCTCAAGTGATACCTCGGCGCCCGAGCAGCAGAACGTCCCCATGACACGTCGCGCCGTACGTACTGCCCTGGGCGAGGTGCAGTCCTCCACGAATGCCCTGGCCAGTGCGCTCTCGAGGCTCGCGACTCGTCCACCGGGTGTGAGCAATCGAAGCTTGAGCGGCGTCAACGGCGCCTTCACCCGCCACCTCGACTATGGCTTCTACCAATTGCCATGGCTTCGCGGCGCTCTGGCGAGCGTCACCACGCTGACGGATGTGAGCTCACAAGTGGCTGACGCCGACATGGAGCTGGCCCTGCTACGCATGAGCGGCCCCCGGCTTCAGGCGGCCATGTCCGGTACCCTGCTGCTCGCCGCGTGGGTGGACTTTCTCAATCTCGCCGATGTCGTGCTCCGAGAGTGCCCCGCCTACAGCGTCGAGAAGCTCGTCCGGGAGATGCACCGTGTGCACGCCATGAGCTTCGTTTCCGGGAGACGGTGATGAATAAGGGGAGTGCCTGGCAGGGCAACTGGGTAGTCCGCCTGTATGAACGGGTTCGAGAGCGCGGCTACTCCTCTGTCACGGCTTTCGCAGATGCACGCCCTACTGCCTCGCTGGTCGAGCTGGCCGAGGAGCTCGGCGACGACGTCGCCGGAGTGCAGGTATTCAAGGGTCTGGTTGAAGAGGCAGAACGGAATCGTCAGCTCACCCGCCTGGTTCGTGGACAGCTCGTGCGCGAGCTGTCGGAGAGTCTCCCGAATGGCTGGCCAGCCATGATGGACGACGCCAATCGCTTCAAGGTCGCCAAGGCACTTGGCGCGTGGTCCGCGTATACCCCCGAGACCCATGAGGAGCGAGTCAGGTTGGCTGGCGATGCGCTCCTCGCCACGCCACCGCCACCCGGCTGGCGCCCTCTTGGCCCCGACGACGAGCTGCTCCGCACGCTCCTGCCCGACGAGGAAGCCTGACAAGCTCAGGGGATGGGCAGCCTCACCGCCTGCGCATCCGTTCCGCCATAGAGATACCCCCGGGTGCGGCCGGTCGCGGTGACCTCGAACGCCACCGTGGCCGTGGTGTCGCCCGGCCGCACGGGGACTATCCACGCGGTCCCGATGTAATCCGTCGCCCGCTCCACCCGCTGCCAGGGGCGCATGGAGCAGGCGAAGGGAGCACAGCCATCCCCAGCCGGCCGCTCGCACCGGTCGCTCGCCGGACCCACGCACCGCTCACCCGGCTGGGCCAGCGTGCCCGGCAGGACGAGCGGAGAGAGCGTGAACGACATATCGCTCTTCAGCCGCGCCAGCCGCAGCCCCCGCGGCTCGGTGTTCTGCTCGTTGACGGCCAGCAGCAGGTCCCCGTCCGGCAGGCGCTGCATGTCCGCCACGCCGGCAACCTCCACCGCGGAGCTGTACGTCCACGTGTCGCCCACTCCCGGCAGGGAGGCGGGCAGCGTCCCCAGGCGCGTCACGCCCGTGCTCGCGCGGTGCTCTTCCACGTGCTCACCGCTGCCGTCACGCATGACCCAGAGCAGCCCGTCCGAAGTCGCGGTGCAGGCGATGAGGCGGGCCGACGGGTTGGACAGCACCGTCTGCATCGCTCCGAAGCTCAGCGCCCCGCCAGAGCCCACGGTCACCGGCACGAAGTGGAGCGTGGCCCCTGCTCCCGGCAGGCGGCAGTTGCCCAGGTAGACCCCCTGGGGCGCGACGTGCACACCGCTGACCATCAATGGCTGGCGGAAGATCGGCGAGAAGGCGACCTGCGTGGACGACGCCACCGTCGCCGTGCTCGGCCCCACCTCCACGTCGAACAGGGTGGAGCGGTTGTCCAGCAGGTTGGACAGCACCGCCACCAGCCGACCAGCCACCAGCCCCGCTCCAGCTACCTGGACGTTCGAGCCGAAGGGCAGGCCCAGCTCGCCCAGCTTGACGCTGCTCCAGGTCTCCGGCGCGCTCGTCGGCAAGCGATGGCGATGGATGTCCGCCACGTAGACCGATGACCCCTGCATGGTCACCTGCACCACTCCGTCGTTCGTCTCCACCACGTGCAGCCCGCTGCCCCCCTTCCCCGCTCCACCCACCGAGCGAACGGGCTGAGCATGACCAGGCGGAAAGCCATCCCGCCGCCATGTCCCCACCACCGCGAGCAGTGTGTCCAACTGCAGGGGCGTGGGGATGCCCGCCTGGGTGCCGTAGGCCCAGCGATCGACGGGCACCAGCACCTGGTCTCCCGTCCGAACCGGCCGCGAGTGGTAGTAGCGCAGCGCCCCCGGCGTGGGCCCGTCGGTGACGAGGATCTCCGGGGCCACGGCCAGCACCTCGAGCTCGGTGGTGATGTCGCCGACCCCGGACCGGGGGGAGTGCAGCACCACGGGGTGGACTCCCGGGGTGATGCCCGCGGGCAGGAACAGGGAGACACGCTCATCGCTCCAGCGGGTGATCGTCGCGGGCCGTCCCCCCACCGTGGCGCGGAAGCCGATCGAGGCCAGATGGTCCACCCCCGTTCCACCGTCGCCCAGGCCCGCACCGAGCAGCTCGCACAGCTCGTTGGCTCCCACCCGGCAGCCATGGGCCATCCGCGGCACCGCCATCACCGAGCGGATCTCGAGCGCAGTCCCATCCCGTGACAGAATCACGGGGTTCTCACCGCCCACGATGGGAGCGAGCACCAGGGCCGTTTCGCCGCGCGCGACGATCCTCGCGAACTGCGCGGAGAGGCTCGAGAGGTTGTGCCCCACTATCCGGAAGGTGCCATCGATGGGCATCGAAGCGGGCACCTCCCACCGGTCGATGCGCATCGGCAACCGCACCGCGATGCGGTTCGAGTAACGGCCGTCAGCCGTCACCACGCGCAGCAGCCCATCCACGCTCTTCTCACCGGGCCGGAAGCACACGCGCGTGGCGCTCCACGACTCCACCTGGGCCGTCACGGCTCCTACCTTGACGGTCCCCGGGGTGTCGCCCAGATCTCTTCCCGTCGCGCACGCCGAGGCAGTCACGTCGAGGACTCCCTGCGGAGGCTCGTCCAGGCAAGGATGGCCGCTCATGCAGTCGCGAGCGTCACGCTTCCCATAGACGGCCTTCTCCATCGAGGTGGGCTCGCCGGCGCCCCGGACCTTGACCACGCCGAGCTCCGGCCGGAAGGCGTACACGTCACCGTCATAGACGAACAGCGCCTCCTTGCCGCCCACCTCCCGGATCACGAGATCGCTCGGGGTGGCGAAGCCGCGGGCCACTTCTACGAAGGCATTGGCCTCAGGGGGCAACGCCAGGACACGGCCGTAGTTGTAGTCCAGCAGGTACAGCGTGCCGTCCCCGCCGAACTCGGCATCCGCGGGCAGTGTGCCCGTCACGTCGATGCAGCCAGCGGGCCTGGGGCTCAGGGTGCATGACTCGAGCGAAGGCATGGCCCCCTTCAAGGGATCGAAGCGCAAGGCCCACTGCGACTTCTTGCTCTGGAGCCGGTAGTAGTCCAGCCGGTCAATCAGCGCGCCATGGCGGCCCGACACCACCATCTCGCGGGGATACTTCGGGGGTGGCTCCTCGTTGAACTCCGGCTTGAGCCGGTCGGCGAAGAAGGTCCCCTCCTGGACATGGTAGAGCTTGCGCCCCCGCGCCTCGCGCACCTGGAAGATGTCCGTGGCCTTGATGGGCAAGCGCTGGGACGTCGCGCGCGCCCCGCGCTGCGTGTCGAACTTCACCAGGTTGTCATAGGGAGGCGAGTTGAGGGCCAGCGCCTTGCTGAAGGTGACCCAGACGCCCGTCTCCGTCGCATCGAACGGCG encodes the following:
- a CDS encoding endonuclease MutS2 yields the protein MSVQIAQRTLEDLGFAEVLRALAQRCRTAPGKERALARPFLDTEDQVTDALSLVAEARLLAQEQFSLPLGGVSDLRDAVNRASKGGMLEPRDLIASAQLLYAFARTREALEEREETVPMLATLGRRLPMLEVLASRIDRSFEPDGTISDRASPELKEARDRANGLHRRIKTRLDELLHDEGFLPKLRENYYTLRNGRYVVPVVSNFRGEVPGIVHNASQTGQTLFIEPQAMVSMGNDLAIAQSMVAEEERRILQELSNQLGKESDRVLEGLAAVAELDEAEAAAMLAADLDAHSPTFTGVDELTLYQLRHPLLVLKGGQVVSNDVVLTGEARALVVSGPNAGGKTVTLTAVGLCSLMLRCGLPIPVENGSRMPLYRSVNSTVGDAQDLSQGLSTFSAHVVSLRDIGAQVSKGSLVLIDEIAADTDPREGAAIAIAVLEELLDKGAVVLVTTHLEELKALAHMDKRFLNARVGFDPKKMAPTYRLQLGAAGASSAIDVAARMGLPERICQRARDLSLNAGGPLAKALAAAEEERRRLTEELEKAKAAAEAAEKLRKELEAQKQTFERERKEKMMRFNEDVAAASEHAAAEVRSLLQTLRAQTNEKAAQEARAALQQRAEEAAKRAKEARAELYQVQAPQPPTLKVGAWVRHSGLDKDVEILELHDGEALVAAGLLKMRVPVSELSGSRTAKPQQKFPERNKQEAHLKKAAAAAPAEVQATNFRCDVRGMRADEALTEVEQFLDQGMRSGEEAALIIHGHGTGALKQAIRDYLANSPYIRMFRPGESHEGGDGVTVVALRA
- a CDS encoding serine/threonine-protein kinase codes for the protein MASAAPPSLSPALLPPGTEVGPWRLVAWAGQGVHGAVYRAVPAHSQHAPAVALKLALHPEDPRFAREAQLLSRLRHPSVPRLWDSGTWQSPDGTLYPWLAMDWVDGVSLYEWAEQPATSSRACFRVLAQLARALQALHALGAVHRDLKGENVRVRHSDGRAMLTDFGLGTFPGAERLTPPATCLGTPLYRSPEAGLFDIHSRRHRSLHYVPTPADDLYALGMVACRLLTGEYPEWVDPTQDENGTWKVRKVRKPASLRGVEPSVRACIVRLLAVRPEQRGTAAQFAEALERAAHPHFEPARPSVPGRPGRWPWLAPAVGLALGVWGGWLASEQTEGTHSRAQARTEAAPRDAGTAGLGEAACTAATVQAPEASLHEPLAENPLPEPQPKQLRPDGRGRCPHRRQVALNGACWIPFDPEACEAAVANGYLFKGKCYVPALSPDRPSTSHPTRPP
- a CDS encoding GrpB family protein, whose translation is MAPPRPTPRAHLEPEGRLSQPHPSWPAAFAGLAARLRAALGKVALSIEHVGATAVPGLPAKSISEAPIWPGWYSCC
- a CDS encoding NUDIX hydrolase — translated: MNKGSAWQGNWVVRLYERVRERGYSSVTAFADARPTASLVELAEELGDDVAGVQVFKGLVEEAERNRQLTRLVRGQLVRELSESLPNGWPAMMDDANRFKVAKALGAWSAYTPETHEERVRLAGDALLATPPPPGWRPLGPDDELLRTLLPDEEA